The genomic stretch GAACGGCCATTGCGTGGCTGCCCCTGCCAGGATTTGCAGCATCATTGAGCATCGTTTGAACAACGGCTTCCGTAACCGTTGGCGGCTTCGGCCACGAGGTTGCTGCGTGGTCCAAATAAATAACCGGTTTTATACCGTCAATCACGATTATCACACCTTTATCAGCTTATTTAATCAAAACAATGGCATACCTTAGTTTAATCTTTCAAAAGCAAGATTACAACTTAGGTATGCCATTGTTTGGAAGGCTTACGCCATATACTGAAGCAATTCTAGCAATCGTTCTAGATCCTGTTTGCTATAGTATTGAAGCTCAATTTTACCCTTGTCTTTTTGCTGTTTAATTTTCACCGTTGTCTTAAATCGTTCACGTAATGATTCCTCTAAATGATCAATATAAGGATCACGTTTCTTCTGGCTTGGCTTTGCTTTATCATCCGGCTGCTTTAACTCCAGCTTTTGAATAGCCTCTTCTAGTTCACGAACACTCCACTCTTGTGAAACAACGAGATCCGCCAATTCCTTTTGAAGCTTATCATCTTTAATACCAACTAATGCTCTTGCATGTCCCATGGAAATTGTTCCACGTGAAACATTATCTTTGATTTCAGTCGGCAATGATAACAAACGCACAAAATTCGCAATATGTGAACGGGATTTGCCAACCTTCATAGAAAGCTCTTCTTGCGTAAGTTTAAACTTATCTATAAGCGCTTGATAAGCGATCGCAACTTCGATTGCGTTCAAATCCTCACGCTGCAGGTTTTCTATAAGTGCAATTTCCATAACCTGCTGATCTGAAAATGATCTTACAACTGCTGGAATGGTAGCATTCCCACAGTACTGCGATGCACGGAAACGGCGTTCACCGGCAATAATTTCATAACCTTTAAGTACAGTACGAACGATAATAGGCTGAATAATTCCATGTTGCTTGATGGATTCCGCTAATTCTCTGATGGAATCCTCATCAAATGTTTTTCTAGGCTGATATGGATTGGGTCTCAATTGAGACAATGTAATTTCAATCACTTTATCATCGTCATTCACAGAAAGCGATGGGATAAGCGCATCCAGCCCTCTACCTAGCCGCTTGCTCATACATAATCACTTCCTTTGCTAGTTCAAGATAAACTTCCGCGCCTTTTGATTTTGGATCATAAGTAATAATAGCTTGACCATGTGAAGGCGCCTCACTTAAACGAACGTTACGCGGGATAATCGTTTGATAAACCTTTTGTTGAAAATACTTTTTGACCTCTTCAATAACCTGTATGCCTAGATTTGTTCTTGCATCCAGCATCGTTAATAAAACGCCTTCAATTTGAAGCGATGTATTTAAATGCTTCTGAACGAGTCTCACCGTGTTTAATAGCTGGCTGAGCCCTTCTAGAGCATAATACTCACATTGAATGGGAATAAGAACAGAATCAGCAGCAGTTAACGAGTTGATCGTTAATATACCAAGTGAAGGCGGACAATCAATCAGGACATAATCGAAATCATCCTTAACCATATGCAGCGATTTTTTCAAACGAAGTTCACGGGATATAGTTGGTACTAATTCAATTTCTGCACCAGCCAATTGAATAGTAGCAGGAATAATCTTCAG from Paenibacillus sp. FSL H8-0548 encodes the following:
- a CDS encoding AAA family ATPase; protein product: MSKIIAIANQKGGVGKTTTSVNLAACLATLGKRVLLVDIDPQGNTTSGLGIDKGDVTNCIYDVLINDVHPKDAMFETRVPGLKIIPATIQLAGAEIELVPTISRELRLKKSLHMVKDDFDYVLIDCPPSLGILTINSLTAADSVLIPIQCEYYALEGLSQLLNTVRLVQKHLNTSLQIEGVLLTMLDARTNLGIQVIEEVKKYFQQKVYQTIIPRNVRLSEAPSHGQAIITYDPKSKGAEVYLELAKEVIMYEQAAR
- a CDS encoding ParB/RepB/Spo0J family partition protein; this encodes MSKRLGRGLDALIPSLSVNDDDKVIEITLSQLRPNPYQPRKTFDEDSIRELAESIKQHGIIQPIIVRTVLKGYEIIAGERRFRASQYCGNATIPAVVRSFSDQQVMEIALIENLQREDLNAIEVAIAYQALIDKFKLTQEELSMKVGKSRSHIANFVRLLSLPTEIKDNVSRGTISMGHARALVGIKDDKLQKELADLVVSQEWSVRELEEAIQKLELKQPDDKAKPSQKKRDPYIDHLEESLRERFKTTVKIKQQKDKGKIELQYYSKQDLERLLELLQYMA